Below is a window of Prosthecobacter algae DNA.
CACTAGTGCCATCGGCCTGCCGACTTCGGTTTCTTTGGGCAGCAACAATGCCGTGACGATTCTGCTGCCGGTGACATCGCCGCTGAATGCCACGGGCTGGAAGGTGACGCTGGTGCCTTCGACGGGGGCCTTTACAGGAAGCTTTCTGCTGAAGGATGAAGTGGCTGGGAAACCGGCCCCACGTCCGGTGAAATTTAGCGGGGTGCTTCGGCAGGCACCCAGTGCGGAGCTGGGTGGAATTGTGGGTGCAGGGCATTTCCTTCTTCCGGCCCTGCCAGGGGCGGCTTCGAATGAGATGGTCTCGGGAGAGATCCGATTTGTCCGGCCTTAAAGGTTTCCGTTTTTGACAGAATGGGGCATATATGGAGCGTGTGGTCCGCCACGCCCATCCCGCCACCTATGCCCGCAGAATCCAGCTCTCTGAACCACCTGCTCATCAGTGCCTCGGCAGGCTCGGGCAAGACGTACCAATTGGTGCGCCGATACCTGCATCTGCTAGGTCTGGGGCAGGAGGCGGAGGGCATCGCAGCGATGACCTTCACCCGCAAGGCGGCGGGGGAGTTTTTCAACCGCATCCTGCAAAGGCTGGCGGAGATGGCCGAGCATCCAGAACGGGCGGCCGCCTTTTTTGAAGGCAGCCAGCCAGCGGTGGATGCCTCCCAGGACTATGGCCAACTGCTGCGCCGGGTGATCCGCCGCATGCACCGTCTGCGTCTGGGCACCATGGACAGCTTTTTTGCCAATGTGGCGGCCTGTTTCCCGATGGAGCTCGGCCTGCCTGCCGGGGCCAGGGTGATGGATGAGGATGAGACGCGTCAAGCCCGCCGCGAGGCTCTGGACGGACTGCTGGAACGGCTTTATCAAGAGGACAATGGGGCCGCCCAGCAGGTGCTGATGGAGGCGTACAAGCAGGCCACCTTTGGAGCGGAGGAAAAGACGGTGGACAGCACGCTGCAAGACTGGCTGGCCGATGGGCTGAGCCTGTGGGAGGACAGCCGCATGAGCCAGTCTGCTGGAGCCGTGCCCGGTGCGCCTGACTACCGTGGCTGGGGAAACATGCGGGCGATCTGGACGGAGCGTCCTGAGGCCGCCCCGCTGGCCGATGCCATCGCCGAGGTTCGTTCGACCTTTGTGCCTCTATCGGATGCAGGTGTGGATTTGCTGGAGGAAACGCTGGCGGCGGTTTTGGAAACGGTCCCAGGTATGTCATTGCCCAAGCGGACCAAAGAGCTGCTGGAGAAAGCCCAGGAAAAATGGGCGGACCTGCTGGCGGGAGATGCGGAACTGATGTGGATGCGCAAAAAAACTCCGGTCAAAGGGGCTGCGGCCAAGGCCTTGGTGAAACTGGTGCGCACCCTTTTGGCTCGCGAATTTTTGGTGCGGGCGGAACGCACGCGCGGGCTGGCCTCCGTGATTGTGCTGCTGGCTGAAGAGTATGCGCAGAAGGTGCGCTCCCGGGGCCGTCTTTCCTTTGCCGATGTGCAGCGGCTGCTCTCCAAGGCTGCCGAGCAGGAGTCCCCCTGGGGCACTGGGGAAGGGGACCTTTGGTTCCGTCTGGACGGCCGGCACCAGCACTGGCTGCTGGATGAGTTTCAGGACACCAGCCGTGTGCAGTGGAGGGTCATCGGCGGCCTCGTGGATGAAGTGATCCAGGATGACAGCGGGGAGCGCAGCTTTTTCTCGGTGGGAGATCCCAAGCAGTCGATTTATCTCTGGAGGCAGGCGGAGCCGGACCTCTTTGACGACATTCTACGGGCCTATCCGGCCAGCGGTGCGCGTGGTCTGCACACGGACCGCCTCAGCCAGTCCTTCCGCAGTGCCCAGCCGGTGCTGGATACGGTGAATGCGGTGTTTGGGAACCGTGTCACTTTGGAGGAGCTGCTGCCTGATGGAGCCCTGAAAGGATTCGCCTTTGAACCGCACACGGCGGCCCAGACGCGGCTCACGGGACATGCAGCGCTGATTTCGCCCACGCCTGAGCTGGATGTGGAAAACCCCACCACACATCTCACGGCAGAGCTTTTGAAACAGGTGCAGCCGCTGCAGCGTGGACTCACCTGTGCCATTTTAGTGCGGTCAAACAAGGAGGCTCGCGAAATGACGGAAGAACTCCGCGCGACCACCGGCATGGAGATTGTGTGTGAATCGGATCAGCATCCTTGCACGGACAATGCCCCAAACTTGGCCTTGCTGTCGCTGTTGACTCTGGCGGCCCATCCGGGTGACAAGCAGGCTCTGGAGCATCTGCGCATGACCCCTTTGTGGGCGCGGATTGAAACGACTGAAGACTCCTGGCACCTCACGGTGGCCAAGGTGCAGAGCCTGGTTTTTGAAAGGGGCTTTGCGGCCTTTTTGGAAGCCTGGACGCCTCATCTCTGGCAGGTGCTGCCGCAGATGGATGCCTTCCACATCAAACGCCTGGGGCAGATGGCGGATATTGCGGCTGAGTTCGATGCCTCGGGCAGCCGTGACCTGGATGCTTTCATCGAGTTTGCCCGTGAGTACCTGTTGCGCACGCGCGGTGCTGCGGCGGCGGTCCAGGTGATGACCGTGCATGCTTCCAAAGGGCTGGAGTTTGATGTGGTCATCCTGCCTAGTCTGAGCGGCAAGGCGATGGATCAGGCGATGTGGGAGGAACTGCTGGTCAGCCGTCAAGAGGGCGGCGTGCGCTGGGTCTTGGAAACTCCGCAAAAGGTGTTCTGCCAATTGGATGCGACCCTCAGTGCGGAACTGAAGGAGAGCCGTCGTCGCACCGCCTTTGAGTCTCTGTGCCGCCTCTATGTGGCGATGACGCGTGCCAAACGCGGTCTCTATTTTGTCACGGAAACCGAGCCTGCCACAGGCAAGGCGATCAAGGAATCCCGGCTCCTGCGCATGACCCTGGGGCGGGATGGAAGCCGACCTCTGGCGGAGGAAGACAACACGGGAATCATCGAGTGGGAAACGGGGCAGGCGGACTGGTTCAAGGCGCATCCTTATGTGCCGGAGCCCGTGCCAGTGCCGGTGCTGCTGCATGCTCCGCTGGGGGAACTTCTGCGGGAGACGCAGCCTCTGCCGCGTCGCCGTACTCCTTCCGGTGAGGAAAGCTTCAAGGTCAAAGGCAGGATTCTCTTTGGGGAAGGCCGGGAGCCGGGCCGCCGTCTCGGCACCCTTGTCCATGAATTGTTTGCGGAGGTGGAATGGACGCCTGCCATGGATGAA
It encodes the following:
- a CDS encoding UvrD-helicase domain-containing protein produces the protein MPAESSSLNHLLISASAGSGKTYQLVRRYLHLLGLGQEAEGIAAMTFTRKAAGEFFNRILQRLAEMAEHPERAAAFFEGSQPAVDASQDYGQLLRRVIRRMHRLRLGTMDSFFANVAACFPMELGLPAGARVMDEDETRQARREALDGLLERLYQEDNGAAQQVLMEAYKQATFGAEEKTVDSTLQDWLADGLSLWEDSRMSQSAGAVPGAPDYRGWGNMRAIWTERPEAAPLADAIAEVRSTFVPLSDAGVDLLEETLAAVLETVPGMSLPKRTKELLEKAQEKWADLLAGDAELMWMRKKTPVKGAAAKALVKLVRTLLAREFLVRAERTRGLASVIVLLAEEYAQKVRSRGRLSFADVQRLLSKAAEQESPWGTGEGDLWFRLDGRHQHWLLDEFQDTSRVQWRVIGGLVDEVIQDDSGERSFFSVGDPKQSIYLWRQAEPDLFDDILRAYPASGARGLHTDRLSQSFRSAQPVLDTVNAVFGNRVTLEELLPDGALKGFAFEPHTAAQTRLTGHAALISPTPELDVENPTTHLTAELLKQVQPLQRGLTCAILVRSNKEAREMTEELRATTGMEIVCESDQHPCTDNAPNLALLSLLTLAAHPGDKQALEHLRMTPLWARIETTEDSWHLTVAKVQSLVFERGFAAFLEAWTPHLWQVLPQMDAFHIKRLGQMADIAAEFDASGSRDLDAFIEFAREYLLRTRGAAAAVQVMTVHASKGLEFDVVILPSLSGKAMDQAMWEELLVSRQEGGVRWVLETPQKVFCQLDATLSAELKESRRRTAFESLCRLYVAMTRAKRGLYFVTETEPATGKAIKESRLLRMTLGRDGSRPLAEEDNTGIIEWETGQADWFKAHPYVPEPVPVPVLLHAPLGELLRETQPLPRRRTPSGEESFKVKGRILFGEGREPGRRLGTLVHELFAEVEWTPAMDELEPHWLAKGLITAEDLQATEGPVAAALAMVRGVLQAEACAAAFARPSPLAQVWRERSFDLVLKGEWISGTFDRVVLNRDAEGRYVSAWVVDFKTDEVSGETSLQEKLAGYGPQIALYRNAISRLTGVPESAVRCSLLFTRLRQLVDL